The following coding sequences lie in one Heyndrickxia oleronia genomic window:
- a CDS encoding DUF523 domain-containing protein, with product MILVSSCLAGLDVRYNGTNCLNDKIRKLVEENKAITICPELLGGFSTPREPAEIIGGNGEDVLDGNAKVVEKSGKDVTQLYIKGAYSTLKQAKKLNATLVVLKENSPSCGSLTIYNGEFTGKKIMGMGVTSALLKRNGIKVISEELFATTL from the coding sequence ATGATATTGGTGAGTTCCTGCTTAGCAGGGTTAGATGTGAGATATAATGGGACAAATTGTTTAAATGATAAAATAAGAAAATTGGTTGAAGAAAATAAAGCTATTACAATATGTCCAGAATTACTTGGAGGGTTTTCAACGCCTAGAGAACCAGCTGAGATAATTGGTGGAAACGGAGAAGATGTACTGGATGGAAATGCTAAGGTGGTTGAAAAATCAGGTAAAGATGTTACCCAACTTTACATAAAAGGAGCATATTCTACGCTAAAACAAGCTAAAAAATTAAATGCGACTTTGGTGGTTCTAAAGGAAAATAGCCCATCTTGCGGAAGTTTAACCATATATAACGGTGAATTTACAGGAAAAAAAATTATGGGGATGGGAGTCACTTCAGCTCTACTAAAAAGAAATGGAATAAAAGTAATTTCAGAAGAACTATTTGCAACTACTCTTTAG
- a CDS encoding serine hydrolase domain-containing protein: MDHWQKRLDSLRTIYNVPGASLAILVNGEIHELASGLLHRGTGVEATTDSLFQIGSISKVFTATLVMQLIDSGELDLDETVKDVLPEFAIPGTEAITIRQLLSHASGLTSDFTIDTGRGDDCLARYIEACKELRLESSPGTVVSYSSVGYNVLGRIIEVVTGQTWDDALRDRLLVPLGLYSTVTLPEEVLKFRAAMGHLDSGDGKNVIPAPFWNLLPRSSGPSGGALCATAADLIRFAQIHLNGGLASDGSRVLTSKSVNDMQRLVAETPDKWTSRNEGWGLGWMIYDWYDTHVIGHDGATIGQNAYLRIIPGCEVVVSLMTNGGSTDLLQSILFRELFEELVSVRMPNAVFEPAPNPPTVDITPFVGVYKRQGLTLTVTEHNGTLQLLYEISDGRQTPPPPMEIELIPVSETVFAGAGAGQEWIPVIFSTLTDGSVYCYIGMRAAQKISHLEQ; the protein is encoded by the coding sequence TTGGATCACTGGCAAAAGAGATTGGATAGTCTACGAACGATCTACAATGTACCGGGAGCATCACTGGCGATACTCGTAAATGGGGAAATTCACGAGTTAGCAAGCGGATTACTGCACAGGGGGACAGGCGTAGAAGCTACTACCGATTCCTTGTTCCAGATTGGTTCAATTTCTAAAGTGTTTACAGCTACACTGGTGATGCAGCTGATAGATTCGGGTGAGTTAGATTTAGACGAAACAGTGAAGGATGTACTACCAGAGTTTGCTATTCCAGGTACCGAAGCGATAACGATCCGTCAATTACTAAGCCATGCTAGTGGACTGACTAGCGATTTTACAATAGATACTGGGCGAGGCGATGACTGTCTAGCACGTTACATCGAAGCCTGTAAAGAACTAAGGCTAGAAAGCTCTCCCGGGACTGTCGTTTCTTATAGTAGTGTGGGATACAATGTTTTAGGACGCATCATCGAGGTCGTGACAGGCCAAACTTGGGACGATGCCCTAAGAGATCGGCTCCTCGTTCCTCTTGGTCTCTACAGCACGGTGACGCTGCCAGAGGAAGTGTTGAAGTTTCGGGCTGCGATGGGACACTTAGATAGCGGTGATGGAAAAAATGTGATACCAGCCCCATTCTGGAATCTATTGCCGCGCTCGTCTGGACCCAGTGGTGGAGCGTTATGCGCAACAGCTGCCGACCTCATCCGGTTTGCCCAGATACATCTTAATGGCGGCTTAGCATCGGACGGTTCCCGTGTGTTAACTTCTAAGAGTGTCAACGACATGCAACGTCTAGTGGCTGAAACTCCTGACAAGTGGACATCTCGCAACGAAGGATGGGGACTAGGTTGGATGATATATGACTGGTACGATACTCATGTAATTGGACATGACGGTGCCACAATAGGGCAAAATGCGTATTTGCGTATAATTCCCGGATGCGAAGTGGTTGTTTCCTTAATGACCAACGGTGGGAGTACAGATCTACTTCAATCAATCCTTTTTCGAGAATTGTTCGAAGAACTAGTCAGTGTGAGAATGCCGAACGCAGTCTTTGAACCAGCTCCTAATCCGCCCACTGTTGATATAACTCCTTTCGTTGGTGTTTACAAGCGTCAAGGATTAACCTTGACAGTCACGGAACATAACGGAACACTGCAATTGCTATACGAAATCTCCGACGGCAGGCAAACCCCCCCTCCACCTATGGAAATCGAGCTTATACCTGTATCGGAGACAGTGTTTGCTGGGGCGGGAGCCGGTCAGGAATGGATACCTGTAATTTTTTCCACATTGACGGACGGTTCAGTATATTGTTACATCGGTATGCGTGCAGCGCAGAAGATCTCTCATCTAGAGCAATAA
- the qoxB gene encoding cytochrome aa3 quinol oxidase subunit I: protein MKLDEFFVTGEPIIYVTEAGIALAMIGIIFYLTYFKKWKWLWTNWLTTVDHKKIGVMYVLVAVLMLFRGGVDALMMRAQLTAPNLKLLDANHYDGIFTTHGTIMILFMAMPFLMGLINIAVPLQLGARDVAYPMLNAFSFWTFAAGCALFNISFIIGGSPTAGWTSYFPLAGTEFSPEVGNNYYAVALQIAGIGTLITGINFLVTILKMRTKGMSLMKMPMFVWSVLIMCVIIIFAFPVLTVALGLMTFDRLFGSHFFTMASGGMPMLWSNLFWIWGHPEVYIVLLPSLGIYSEIISTFAKKRLFGYKSMVFSMLAIALFSYFTWVHHFFTMGNTAAVNSFFSISTMLIAIPTGVKLFNWLFTMYKGKLKLTSAMLWSLAFIPNFLIGGVTGVMLAMAAADYQYHNSYFLIAHFHYTLIPGVAFACFAGLHYWYPKMFGHMLNEKLGKITFWFWMVGFNVCFLPQFVLGLKGMTRRMYTYQDGLGWTGLNVVSTIGGVLMGIGFLVLVWNIIYSLKHGERDVTGDPWDGRTLEWATPTPVPHYNFAVTPEVKDIDAYWDMKQNKTPLYKKEEVKPIHMPSNTSMPFISAVGFGIGGFGLVFSWWWMAIIGLIIILGCLAWRSLDRDEGYHVEVDEILSTELAARGEK, encoded by the coding sequence ATGAAGCTAGATGAATTTTTCGTCACAGGTGAACCGATTATATATGTGACCGAAGCTGGTATAGCCCTAGCAATGATCGGTATCATTTTTTATCTAACCTATTTTAAAAAATGGAAATGGCTTTGGACAAATTGGCTAACTACCGTTGATCATAAAAAAATCGGTGTTATGTATGTTCTAGTTGCGGTATTAATGCTATTCCGCGGCGGTGTCGATGCCTTAATGATGAGGGCACAGCTTACCGCACCGAATTTAAAATTACTTGACGCTAATCACTACGATGGGATCTTTACGACTCATGGTACAATAATGATTTTATTTATGGCGATGCCATTTTTAATGGGACTCATTAATATTGCGGTTCCTCTTCAACTGGGCGCACGTGATGTTGCGTATCCAATGCTTAATGCTTTCAGTTTCTGGACGTTTGCAGCAGGTTGTGCATTATTTAATATTTCTTTCATTATTGGAGGATCTCCTACAGCTGGATGGACTTCTTACTTCCCATTAGCGGGAACAGAGTTTAGTCCTGAAGTAGGTAATAACTATTACGCAGTAGCCTTGCAGATTGCTGGTATTGGTACATTAATTACCGGTATCAACTTCTTAGTGACCATTCTTAAGATGAGAACTAAAGGAATGTCACTAATGAAAATGCCAATGTTTGTTTGGTCTGTATTAATCATGTGTGTCATTATTATCTTTGCATTCCCAGTATTGACTGTTGCATTAGGTTTAATGACATTTGACCGATTATTTGGTTCACACTTTTTTACAATGGCATCTGGCGGTATGCCGATGTTATGGAGTAACTTATTCTGGATATGGGGACATCCTGAAGTATATATCGTTCTATTACCGTCCCTAGGTATTTACTCTGAGATTATTAGTACATTTGCGAAGAAACGATTATTTGGTTATAAATCAATGGTCTTTTCAATGTTAGCAATTGCTTTATTTAGTTATTTCACATGGGTTCACCATTTCTTTACAATGGGGAATACCGCAGCAGTGAACTCGTTCTTCTCTATTTCAACGATGCTCATTGCGATACCAACCGGTGTAAAATTATTTAACTGGCTCTTTACAATGTATAAAGGAAAACTTAAATTAACATCAGCAATGCTTTGGTCACTTGCCTTCATTCCGAACTTTTTAATCGGTGGGGTAACCGGAGTTATGCTTGCAATGGCGGCAGCAGATTATCAATATCATAATAGTTATTTCTTAATCGCTCACTTCCATTACACATTAATTCCAGGTGTAGCCTTCGCATGTTTTGCTGGATTACATTATTGGTATCCAAAAATGTTTGGTCATATGTTAAACGAAAAACTTGGAAAAATTACATTCTGGTTCTGGATGGTTGGATTTAACGTATGTTTCTTACCACAATTTGTACTAGGTTTAAAAGGTATGACACGTCGTATGTACACATATCAAGATGGTCTTGGTTGGACAGGCTTAAACGTTGTTTCTACCATCGGTGGTGTATTAATGGGTATCGGATTCCTAGTACTTGTATGGAATATCATTTACAGCCTTAAACATGGTGAACGTGATGTAACAGGTGATCCATGGGATGGTCGTACATTAGAATGGGCAACACCAACTCCAGTCCCACATTATAATTTTGCAGTGACACCAGAAGTGAAAGATATTGATGCCTATTGGGATATGAAACAAAACAAAACACCTCTTTATAAGAAAGAGGAAGTTAAACCGATCCACATGCCTAGTAACACCTCTATGCCATTTATTTCGGCTGTAGGCTTTGGTATTGGTGGTTTTGGTCTCGTCTTCTCTTGGTGGTGGATGGCCATTATCGGATTAATCATTATTTTAGGCTGTTTAGCATGGCGCTCCCTAGATCGTGATGAAGGATACCATGTTGAAGTTGATGAAATTTTAAGTACTGAACTTGCAGCAAGGGGTGAAAAATGA
- a CDS encoding dihydrofolate reductase family protein, which produces MAKLIYHTAITLDNFIADSNGVADDSIFLNEGDHVTDFISDIQQYDAVLMGGKTYEYGFQFGLKPGEPSPYELKHYIFSNTMQFESNDKVKLIKNNAVSFIQDLKMKEDGKLWLCGGGKLAGSLIEHQLIDQLVLKINPVMIGTGIPLFGNVKLRLNLDLVDIKQYSNGVLKSTYNIIYS; this is translated from the coding sequence ATGGCAAAATTGATTTATCATACTGCAATTACACTTGACAATTTTATTGCGGATTCGAATGGAGTAGCTGACGATTCTATATTTTTAAACGAGGGTGATCATGTTACAGATTTCATATCCGATATTCAGCAATATGATGCGGTACTAATGGGTGGGAAAACATATGAATACGGCTTTCAATTCGGTCTTAAGCCGGGTGAGCCTAGCCCTTATGAGTTGAAGCATTATATTTTCTCAAACACAATGCAATTTGAATCAAACGATAAAGTCAAATTAATTAAAAATAACGCGGTAAGCTTTATACAAGATCTTAAAATGAAGGAAGATGGAAAGTTGTGGCTCTGTGGTGGAGGGAAATTGGCGGGTTCATTAATTGAACATCAACTTATTGATCAATTAGTCTTAAAGATTAACCCTGTAATGATTGGCACGGGAATACCTTTATTTGGCAATGTTAAACTACGTTTGAATTTGGATTTAGTTGACATAAAACAATATTCGAACGGTGTCCTTAAATCAACGTATAATATCATCTATTCTTAG
- a CDS encoding ABC transporter ATP-binding protein, with product MSTILEAGKMNKKVELGKGNRLHILKDISLKIDEGEFVSVMGPSGSGKSTLLYNISGMDRITSGSVKFKNRDIARLKEEELARVRLNHMGFIFQDIHLLKNLSLIDNVMFPALVSKDADKKATYRKAKMLMEMTGIDRIANNTIIQASGGQLQRVAICRALINDPDILFGDEPTGALDSKSTAEIMTILADINKKGTTIMIVTHDVKVAAKTERVLFMVDGNIVAQKKMLKYNAQHENSKKREESLMKWLVDNGF from the coding sequence ATGAGTACAATATTGGAAGCAGGAAAAATGAATAAAAAGGTTGAATTAGGCAAGGGAAATCGGCTCCATATTTTAAAGGATATAAGCTTAAAAATAGATGAAGGTGAATTTGTATCAGTTATGGGGCCATCTGGGAGCGGAAAATCAACACTGCTTTATAATATAAGTGGGATGGATAGAATTACTTCCGGAAGTGTGAAATTTAAAAATCGTGATATTGCCAGACTAAAAGAAGAGGAACTAGCACGGGTTCGATTAAATCATATGGGGTTTATTTTTCAAGATATTCATCTATTAAAAAATTTGTCACTGATAGATAATGTTATGTTCCCTGCTCTTGTATCAAAAGATGCGGATAAAAAGGCAACATATCGAAAAGCAAAAATGTTAATGGAAATGACAGGAATTGATAGGATTGCTAATAATACGATTATCCAGGCATCTGGAGGGCAACTCCAGAGAGTCGCTATTTGCAGAGCATTAATCAATGATCCGGACATCCTATTTGGCGATGAACCGACCGGAGCATTAGATTCCAAATCAACAGCAGAAATCATGACTATACTTGCGGATATTAATAAAAAAGGGACAACCATCATGATCGTTACCCATGATGTAAAGGTCGCAGCCAAAACGGAAAGAGTGTTGTTTATGGTGGATGGAAATATTGTGGCACAAAAGAAAATGCTTAAATACAATGCCCAGCATGAGAATAGTAAGAAAAGAGAAGAAAGTCTTATGAAATGGTTAGTCGATAACGGGTTTTAG
- the qoxD gene encoding cytochrome aa3 quinol oxidase subunit IV: MGQHHSKYPIGHIVGFFLSLVMTIAAMIVALHTNLPKSTIMSIIGILAFLQAGMQLFMFMHIKESENSKVQVGNIIYSIIIALTIVLGSIWVMHN; encoded by the coding sequence ATGGGACAACATCATTCAAAATATCCAATTGGACATATTGTTGGCTTCTTTTTATCATTAGTCATGACGATTGCGGCAATGATTGTTGCATTGCATACTAATCTTCCTAAATCAACGATTATGAGCATAATCGGTATTCTCGCTTTCCTACAAGCTGGAATGCAGCTATTCATGTTCATGCACATTAAAGAAAGTGAAAACTCTAAAGTTCAAGTTGGGAACATTATATATAGTATCATCATTGCCCTCACCATTGTATTAGGCTCCATTTGGGTAATGCATAACTAA
- a CDS encoding aminoglycoside phosphotransferase family protein: protein MKETKLSFAHKLISEQFPNWADLPINRFNSSGTDNIIYRLGKNMAVRLPSNEGGSLQIKKEYQWLPFIEKHLPVSVPTPIALGNPIEEYPWHWSVYKWIDGEDAITGRMDDPYQVAIDLGQCVKVLQRIDPSGGPTPGDHNFWRGVPLAMRDEYVREAIANLQNDIDTNLATLAWEAALKAPIWGKDPVWIHGDLLAGNLLINQGRLCAIIDFGGLGIGDPACDWLFAWSLLSVKTREKLRKELSVDEATWERGRGWALSVGLIALPYYKISNPVFAGIARRLIEEALEDYKKGV from the coding sequence ATGAAAGAAACAAAATTGTCTTTTGCACACAAATTAATATCTGAACAATTTCCTAATTGGGCAGATCTCCCTATTAATCGATTTAATTCAAGTGGAACGGATAACATAATTTATAGACTCGGTAAAAATATGGCTGTTAGACTTCCTTCTAACGAAGGTGGATCTTTACAGATTAAAAAGGAGTATCAATGGCTGCCGTTCATTGAAAAGCACCTACCGGTTTCTGTACCTACACCGATAGCGTTGGGTAACCCGATTGAAGAATATCCTTGGCATTGGTCTGTTTATAAATGGATTGATGGCGAAGACGCGATTACGGGAAGAATGGATGATCCATATCAGGTGGCTATTGACTTAGGTCAATGTGTGAAAGTTTTACAGAGAATAGATCCATCAGGTGGACCGACACCAGGGGATCATAATTTCTGGCGTGGAGTTCCTCTTGCAATGAGGGATGAGTATGTTCGAGAGGCTATTGCAAATTTACAAAATGATATTGATACCAACTTAGCAACATTAGCGTGGGAGGCTGCACTAAAGGCACCAATTTGGGGAAAGGATCCAGTATGGATCCATGGAGATCTCTTAGCGGGGAATCTGCTTATAAATCAAGGCAGGTTATGTGCAATCATCGATTTTGGCGGGCTTGGTATTGGAGACCCTGCATGTGACTGGTTATTTGCTTGGAGTCTGCTTTCAGTAAAAACCCGTGAAAAATTGCGTAAAGAACTATCGGTTGATGAGGCAACCTGGGAACGCGGACGAGGTTGGGCACTCTCAGTAGGGCTTATCGCTCTTCCGTATTACAAAATCAGTAATCCTGTGTTCGCTGGTATTGCCAGACGCTTAATTGAAGAAGCTCTTGAGGATTACAAAAAAGGAGTATAA
- a CDS encoding GNAT family N-acetyltransferase — MELQTERLKIVPCTDELLSTISTEEYEIGPHITMFLEKLREDSTQLGWGVWLVINKENNTIIGDIGFKGKPNSENTVEVGYGIIPSAQNKGYATEAVKEIINWAFTNDDVDKVVAECLHDNIPSIKVLEKLNMNKIGTVNDMLKWELKKRR; from the coding sequence ATGGAATTACAGACAGAAAGACTTAAAATCGTACCTTGCACAGATGAATTATTATCAACGATTTCAACAGAAGAATACGAAATAGGCCCTCATATAACGATGTTTTTGGAGAAACTTAGAGAGGATTCTACTCAATTAGGTTGGGGTGTATGGCTAGTTATCAATAAAGAAAATAATACGATTATTGGTGATATTGGATTTAAGGGTAAACCTAATTCAGAAAATACGGTTGAAGTAGGATATGGAATTATACCTTCAGCACAAAACAAAGGTTATGCAACTGAAGCCGTAAAAGAAATTATTAATTGGGCGTTTACAAATGATGATGTTGATAAAGTAGTAGCTGAGTGCCTACATGATAATATTCCATCCATTAAAGTGTTAGAAAAGTTGAATATGAACAAAATTGGAACTGTGAATGATATGTTAAAATGGGAATTAAAAAAGAGAAGATGA
- a CDS encoding VOC family protein produces MIQSIVHIALVVRDYDEAIEFYTKKLNFELVEDIYQPEQNKRWVVVSPPGSVGTTILLAKASKPEQEAFIGNQSGGRVFLFLNTDDFWRDYNDMKSKGIEFEREPKEQSYGIVAVFKDLYGNLWDLLQLNVDHPIAQRIK; encoded by the coding sequence ATGATTCAATCAATAGTTCATATCGCATTAGTAGTAAGAGACTATGATGAAGCAATAGAGTTTTATACAAAAAAGCTAAATTTTGAATTAGTCGAAGATATTTATCAACCAGAACAAAACAAACGCTGGGTAGTGGTGTCTCCTCCTGGTTCAGTAGGAACCACAATTTTATTAGCTAAAGCATCTAAACCTGAGCAGGAAGCCTTTATTGGTAATCAGTCGGGCGGTAGAGTTTTTCTTTTTTTAAATACTGATGATTTTTGGCGAGATTATAACGATATGAAATCAAAAGGAATTGAATTTGAGAGAGAACCAAAAGAGCAATCATATGGAATAGTTGCAGTGTTTAAGGATTTATATGGGAATTTGTGGGATTTGTTGCAACTAAATGTTGATCACCCCATTGCTCAAAGAATTAAGTAG
- a CDS encoding CPBP family intramembrane glutamic endopeptidase, giving the protein MTNKKITVQFTMLTFWIAYLVSGALIALGQFGYSVHNWVHSLQEFGMNIPFAIYILSPAIASYIVLKKNNKVAGFKEWLRTIFYAKNSISLYLFVIAGLALYFLIHIAVSGRTEMVLPFYTFFLSLLGNLIIGGLEEAGWMYILQPELDKNYGFVLSSVFVGIIWILWHIPLFFIPGTNHGEGLINFWMFAVQLIAFRFFNGAIYKISGKGRVFMCILFHTMFNAASPIFGTMTMTWAGTIAANAVIVLVSIVTVVIYDKYQSTDY; this is encoded by the coding sequence GTGACAAACAAAAAAATCACAGTACAATTTACGATGCTGACATTTTGGATAGCCTATCTTGTGTCAGGTGCTTTGATTGCTCTTGGGCAATTCGGATATTCGGTTCACAATTGGGTTCACTCGTTACAGGAATTCGGGATGAATATCCCTTTTGCAATCTATATTTTATCGCCTGCTATTGCTTCATATATCGTTCTTAAGAAAAATAACAAAGTAGCAGGTTTCAAGGAATGGTTGAGAACTATTTTTTATGCCAAAAATAGCATATCTCTCTATTTGTTCGTTATTGCAGGACTTGCACTGTATTTTTTGATACATATTGCAGTTTCAGGCCGCACGGAAATGGTGCTTCCATTTTATACGTTCTTCCTTTCCCTGCTTGGTAATCTTATTATCGGTGGCTTGGAGGAAGCTGGATGGATGTACATATTACAGCCTGAGCTTGACAAAAATTACGGTTTTGTTTTGTCTTCTGTTTTTGTTGGAATCATTTGGATTTTATGGCATATCCCTCTCTTCTTCATTCCGGGGACGAATCACGGAGAAGGACTCATTAACTTTTGGATGTTTGCAGTTCAACTAATTGCGTTTCGGTTTTTCAACGGGGCAATCTACAAAATATCAGGAAAAGGCAGGGTGTTTATGTGCATATTATTCCACACCATGTTCAATGCAGCATCCCCCATCTTCGGCACCATGACTATGACTTGGGCGGGAACCATTGCCGCAAATGCTGTGATTGTTCTTGTTTCAATTGTAACCGTTGTGATATACGACAAATATCAAAGCACCGACTACTAA
- the qoxA gene encoding cytochrome aa3 quinol oxidase subunit II, protein MRAKKLPWKIVSLVLLSSIFLLSGCDTSKIAVLNPQGPVAQKQYDLIVYSFWLMMIILVVVLGLFIFMVYKYREKRLAADYMPPDQHGNTWLEIIWTAIPIVIIIAVAIPTVKANYQLEDIPKGYEDKKPIVINVTSADWKWIFSYPEQGIETVNYVNIPEDTPVKFQLTSAGTMASFWVPELGGQKYTMPNHSMELILLADKPGSYLGRNANFNGEGFAHMDFEVLSQTQKDFDQWVKDVKNSAPALTKADYNKILKPGVVGRMTYTGTHLPWVKTPHQHGMMEKKETNQEHDMKDMDMDMDGMDMSEHQH, encoded by the coding sequence ATGAGAGCAAAAAAACTACCATGGAAAATAGTGTCTTTGGTTCTACTATCATCTATTTTTCTATTAAGTGGATGTGATACTAGTAAAATTGCAGTTTTAAATCCACAAGGACCAGTTGCACAAAAACAATATGATTTAATTGTTTACTCTTTCTGGTTAATGATGATTATTCTAGTTGTTGTTTTAGGACTATTTATTTTTATGGTTTATAAATATCGGGAAAAACGATTAGCAGCAGATTATATGCCACCAGATCAACACGGGAATACGTGGCTTGAAATCATTTGGACTGCTATACCAATTGTCATTATTATTGCTGTAGCTATTCCAACTGTTAAAGCAAACTATCAATTAGAAGATATCCCAAAGGGGTATGAAGACAAGAAGCCGATCGTCATCAATGTGACTTCAGCAGATTGGAAATGGATATTTAGTTATCCAGAACAAGGAATTGAAACAGTCAACTATGTAAATATTCCTGAGGATACTCCTGTTAAGTTTCAATTAACATCAGCAGGAACAATGGCTTCATTTTGGGTGCCTGAGTTAGGTGGTCAAAAATATACGATGCCAAATCACTCAATGGAATTAATCCTTTTAGCTGATAAACCAGGTTCTTACCTAGGAAGAAATGCCAACTTTAATGGTGAAGGCTTTGCCCATATGGACTTTGAAGTTCTATCACAGACACAAAAGGACTTTGATCAATGGGTGAAAGATGTGAAAAACAGTGCTCCAGCTTTAACAAAGGCTGATTACAACAAAATTCTAAAACCTGGTGTCGTAGGTCGTATGACGTATACAGGTACACATTTACCATGGGTGAAAACACCACATCAGCACGGAATGATGGAGAAAAAAGAAACCAATCAAGAACATGATATGAAAGACATGGACATGGATATGGATGGTATGGACATGTCAGAACATCAACATTAA
- a CDS encoding TetR/AcrR family transcriptional regulator: MARNKYPEETLKQILSVSLNLFIKKGYENTSIQDITDGLGGLTKGAIYHHFKSKEDIMVAVLNQLYKDVEDKLAAVRDDKGLNGLEKLRQIIRVSLNHDPAQLEMMSTAPNLLENPKILVAQLKSVIEDSVPNYIQPIIEQGVIDGSIKTDYPLELSEMVMLLSNLWLSPMIFEAPPENMLRRCRFFMELLNGIGIDLLDEQMVEQYEKFYRLYSEKY; this comes from the coding sequence GTGGCAAGGAATAAGTATCCCGAAGAAACACTTAAACAAATTCTGAGCGTTTCGCTAAACTTGTTTATAAAAAAAGGCTATGAGAACACCTCTATACAAGATATCACAGATGGACTTGGTGGGCTTACGAAGGGAGCAATTTATCATCATTTCAAGTCAAAGGAAGATATCATGGTGGCGGTTCTTAATCAACTATACAAAGATGTAGAAGATAAATTGGCTGCAGTCCGAGATGACAAGGGACTAAACGGTCTGGAGAAACTTCGTCAAATAATCCGAGTCTCCTTAAATCATGATCCTGCACAACTGGAGATGATGTCAACTGCGCCAAATCTCTTGGAAAATCCAAAAATATTGGTAGCCCAACTTAAAAGCGTAATCGAAGATTCTGTTCCTAATTATATACAGCCTATCATTGAACAGGGAGTGATTGATGGGTCTATCAAGACAGATTATCCTTTGGAGCTTAGTGAGATGGTGATGCTTCTCAGTAACCTATGGCTAAGCCCAATGATTTTCGAAGCTCCCCCTGAGAATATGCTTCGCAGATGTCGGTTTTTCATGGAATTATTAAATGGAATAGGCATTGATCTGTTAGATGAGCAAATGGTGGAGCAATATGAGAAGTTTTATCGTTTATACAGTGAAAAGTATTAA
- the qoxC gene encoding cytochrome aa3 quinol oxidase subunit III — translation MSSEHLDTSLPLEYQTEQSRLNIFGFWIFLGAEIALFATLFATYFVLSGATAGGPDQLDLFKIKDVMTETILLLVSSFTCGLAIFSMRNNNKKGLLLWFIVTLLLGAGFIYFELHEFIEYVHEGATLQTSGFLSGFFVLLGTHGLHVSMGILWGILLIYQLVKRGLTPVTSRKFFIISLYWHFLDVVWIFIFTFVYLGGLIK, via the coding sequence ATGAGTAGTGAACATTTAGACACGTCTTTGCCGTTAGAATATCAAACTGAACAAAGCAGATTAAATATATTTGGTTTTTGGATTTTCTTAGGTGCAGAGATCGCATTATTTGCGACTCTCTTCGCTACTTATTTTGTTCTGTCAGGGGCTACCGCAGGTGGTCCTGATCAATTAGATTTATTTAAGATCAAAGATGTAATGACCGAAACAATTCTCCTTTTAGTAAGTAGTTTCACATGTGGTCTCGCTATTTTTTCAATGCGAAATAATAATAAAAAGGGACTACTCCTTTGGTTTATTGTGACACTTCTTTTGGGAGCAGGATTCATTTATTTTGAACTTCATGAGTTTATTGAATATGTCCACGAAGGAGCAACATTACAAACAAGTGGATTTCTATCAGGCTTCTTTGTTTTACTAGGTACCCATGGTCTGCACGTATCAATGGGGATTCTTTGGGGAATTCTTCTCATTTATCAACTAGTAAAAAGAGGATTAACACCTGTAACTTCAAGGAAATTTTTCATTATCAGTCTTTACTGGCATTTCCTTGACGTTGTTTGGATCTTTATCTTTACATTTGTTTATTTAGGAGGGCTGATTAAGTAA